A single Deltaproteobacteria bacterium DNA region contains:
- a CDS encoding helix-turn-helix domain-containing protein: MKGSEFKAIREGLGLSQDELAAVLCLSGKQAVSNIETGFRNPSKLSAVLMRVFSGLSRSRFKELSGLMLELGSDIHGGKKRGR, from the coding sequence ATGAAAGGTTCCGAATTCAAAGCGATAAGGGAAGGCTTGGGTTTGTCGCAGGATGAACTAGCGGCTGTTCTTTGTCTTTCGGGCAAGCAGGCCGTGAGCAACATCGAAACGGGTTTTCGGAATCCGAGCAAGTTGTCGGCGGTCTTAATGCGGGTGTTCTCTGGTCTTTCCAGATCGCGATTCAAAGAACTCAGCGGTTTGATGTTGGAACTTGGCTCCGACATTCATGGCGGAAAGAAGCGGGGCCGATGA